From Styela clava chromosome 6, kaStyClav1.hap1.2, whole genome shotgun sequence, one genomic window encodes:
- the LOC120331495 gene encoding L-threonine ammonia-lyase-like yields the protein MDLNNNESIYIAVKEAHARISNHIRWTALEYSVHLSKKTGCNVYLKLENEQITGSNKARGAFNKVLSLLEDPGHQRKNMKFFAVPFCGNQALAMIHALNQTGQIGEVYFPTSVGQNKIDDLELKGADVRIHGDDMDDTEIFARKEAEFGVISELKHVDAIFVSVGGGGIIGGISSYVKHISPHTRRLSLTSENIGLDSITFSVCQRNVDRWITVAEDERYKSMFIMLNDHHKVAERAAGVALASFLKVQEEYIGKNVVILICGGYVYADDLAKVIDHCK from the exons ATGGACCTAAATAACaatgaaagtatatatattgctGTTAAAGAAGCACATGCTCGAATTTCCAACCATATAAGGTGGACTGCATTAGAATATTCCGTACATTTGTCAAAGAAAACGGGATGCAACGTATACCTAAAACTAG AAAACGAACAAATAACTGGGTCTAATAAAGCAAGAGGAGCTTTCAATAAAGTTTTATCACTACTGGAAGATCCTGGTCatcaaagaaaaaatatgaaattttttgcTGTTCCTTTTTGTGGAAACCAGGCTTTAGCAATG ATCCACGCACTAAATCAAACGGGACAGATAGGTGAAGTATACTTCCCTACGTCTGTAgggcaaaacaaaatagatgACTTAGAATTGAAGGGAGCAGACGTTAGAATTCATGGCGACGACATGGACGACACTGAAATCTTTGCTAGAAAAGAAGCAGAG TTTGGAGTTATCTCTGAGTTGAAACACGTCGACGCCATTTTTGTGTCCGTTGGGGGTGGAGGGATAATTGGTGGAATATCATCATATGTGAAACATATTAGTCCACATACTAGG AGATTGTCATTGACCAGCG AAAATATCGGACTTGATAGTATAACTTTTTCTGTCTGTCAACGCAACGTTGATAGATGGATCACTGTGGCGGAAGATGAAAGGTACAAATCCATGTTCATAATGCTAAATGATCATCACAAG GTGGCAGAAAGAGCAGCTGGTGTTGCACTTGCTTCTTTCCTGAAAGTTCAAGAAGAATATATAGGCAAAAACGTAGTTATCCTGATTTGTGGTGGTTATGTTTACGCAGACGATCTGGCAAAAGTGATTGATCACTGCAAATAG
- the LOC120331511 gene encoding ATP synthase F(0) complex subunit g, mitochondrial-like: MAGLAAKIPVWSKAVVSFSRPKLQTFYKYAKVELRPPTPGEMSQAVGDAQKGIKSLMSGKFMELSVKQGWQNTLVATEILMWFFVGEIIGRRSLIGYKV, from the exons ATGGCTGGTCTGGCAGCAAAGATTCCCGTTTGGAGCAAAG cggTTGTTAGCTTTTCAAGACCCAAATTGcaaacattttataaatatgcCAAAGTAGAACTTCGTCCTCCAACCCCTGGTGAAATGAGTCAAGCAGTTGGAGATGCACAGAAAGGAATAAAAAGTTTAATGTCTGGAAAATTTATGGAATTGTCTGTCAAG CAAGGATGGCAAAACACTCTTGTTGCCACAGAGATTTTGATGTGGTTCTTTGTTGGAGAAATAATCGGAAGAAGAAGTTTAATTGGATATAAAGTTTAA
- the LOC120331481 gene encoding pyrethroid hydrolase Ces2e-like isoform X1, with the protein MYCPVADCADGKVSGDIVKLKVDNAKQVLCYRNIPFAKPPTGKLRFMAPQMANLWEGVRDGSTLSKIPFQPLEFPKAEEKQFPMKRSPGEDEDMDEDCLYLTIYTTTLDRNTNLPVMVWFYGGSFQDGSEKLYDGSALAGINDVVVVIPNYRLNVFGFLSLGQDSLCPGNAGLLDQMMALKWVQRNVKYFGGNPDNVTIFGESAGGMAVNHHVNSPMSRGLFHRAISHSGQANSHVYFAKKPAEGKKKLLEFLGIKETNEAALLQILQNIPASELHRAHKHFGYDELLFLPCVDGKFLVKSPEESLRDRDFDRVPYMIGCNNTEGMGIMSSSIYGKEFENKELSEEEFTEYLYFPVKDGDLKEWREFYNEKNLLKLFGRVIGDVIFVVPAVTTASFYAENSDVYFYYGSFQLRFHHDDDFGPKEARKPSWCFCDHGDDVYMMLGMPFTPGNLRNMAVFSKEEEELSQKCMKFITNFARYGNPNNKTTGTGIEWPKYSKKGKYLILDHAPNIGSDLAVKEIDYWTTYANRT; encoded by the exons ATGTATTGTCCTGTGGCCGATTGCGCAGATGGAAAAGTTTCTGGTGATATTGTAAAGCTGAAAGTAGACAATGCTAAACAAGTATTATGCTACCGGAATATTCCATTTGCCAAACCACCTACAGGAAAACTGCGATTTATGGCCCCACAAAT ggCGAATCTTTGGGAGGGAGTCCGTGATGGCAGTACTTTGAGTAAAATTCCATTTCAACCCCTGGAATTTCCAAAAGCCGAGGAAAAACAGTTTCCAATGAAAAGATCACCTGGTGAAGATGAAGACATGGATGAAGATTGTTTGTATTTAACTATTTATACAACAACACTGGATCGTAATACTAATCTGCCG GTAATGGTATGGTTTTACGGTGGATCCTTTCAAGATGGCTCAGAAAAATTGTATGACGGAAGCGCATTGGCTGGAATAAATGATGTTGTTGTGGTTATTCCAAACTACAGATTGAATGTATTTGGATTTTTATCTCTCGGTCAAGACTCGCTGTGTCCAGGAAACGCAGGCTTGTTGGATCAAATGATGGCGCTAAA ATGGGTGCAACGAAATGTCAAATACTTTGGAGGCAACCCTGATAATGTGACAATATTTGGCGAGAGCGCTGGTGGGATGGCAGTTAACCATCATGTGAATTCTCCTATGTCTCGCGGATTGTTTCACAGAGCTATCAGTCACAGTGGTCAGGCCAATTCCCATG TATATTTTGCAAAGAAACCAGCCGAAGGCAAAAAGAAATTGTTGGAATTCTTGGGAATCAAGGAAACTAACGAAGCGGCACTTCTGCAAATTCTTCAAAACATTCCCGCGTCGGAATTACATCGAGCCCATAAACATTTTGGATAT GACGAGTTACTCTTTTTGCCTTGCGTTGATGGCAAGTTTCTTGTGAAAAGCCCGGAAGAATCCTTGCGTGATCGCGATTTTGACCGCGTACCTTACATGATAGGATGCAATAACACGGAAGGAATGGGTATCATGTCTTCATCCATATACGgcaaagaatttgaaaataaagaacTGAGTGAAGAAGAATTTACGGAATATTTATACTTTCCT GTGAAAGATGGAGATCTAAAAGAATGGAGAGAATTttataatgagaaaaatttgCTCAAGCTATTTGGGCGGGTTATTGGAGATGTAATCTTCGTTGTACCGGCGGTCACTACCGCTTCATTTTATGCag AGAACAGCGATGTTTATTTTTACTATGGTTCTTTTCAACTCCGTTTTCACCATGACGATGATTTCGGTCCAAAAGAAGCAAGAAAACcatcttggtgtttttgtgaTCATGGCGATGACGTTTATATGATGCTTGGTATGCCTTTTACTCCCGGAAACCTCCGCAACATGGCAGTATTTTCCAAGGAAGAGGAAGAATTGAGCCAGAAGTGTATGAAATTTATAACCAATTTTGCAAGATATGG AAATCCGAATAATAAAACCACCGGTACGGGAATAGAGTGGCCTAAATATTCGAAGAAAGGAAAATATCTGATTCTGGATCATGCTCCGAATATTGGAAGCGATCTTGCTGTTAAAGAAATTGATTACTGGACTACTTATGCAAATCGAACTTAA
- the LOC120331481 gene encoding pyrethroid hydrolase Ces2e-like isoform X2, with protein MKRSPGEDEDMDEDCLYLTIYTTTLDRNTNLPVMVWFYGGSFQDGSEKLYDGSALAGINDVVVVIPNYRLNVFGFLSLGQDSLCPGNAGLLDQMMALKWVQRNVKYFGGNPDNVTIFGESAGGMAVNHHVNSPMSRGLFHRAISHSGQANSHVYFAKKPAEGKKKLLEFLGIKETNEAALLQILQNIPASELHRAHKHFGYDELLFLPCVDGKFLVKSPEESLRDRDFDRVPYMIGCNNTEGMGIMSSSIYGKEFENKELSEEEFTEYLYFPVKDGDLKEWREFYNEKNLLKLFGRVIGDVIFVVPAVTTASFYAENSDVYFYYGSFQLRFHHDDDFGPKEARKPSWCFCDHGDDVYMMLGMPFTPGNLRNMAVFSKEEEELSQKCMKFITNFARYGNPNNKTTGTGIEWPKYSKKGKYLILDHAPNIGSDLAVKEIDYWTTYANRT; from the exons ATGAAAAGATCACCTGGTGAAGATGAAGACATGGATGAAGATTGTTTGTATTTAACTATTTATACAACAACACTGGATCGTAATACTAATCTGCCG GTAATGGTATGGTTTTACGGTGGATCCTTTCAAGATGGCTCAGAAAAATTGTATGACGGAAGCGCATTGGCTGGAATAAATGATGTTGTTGTGGTTATTCCAAACTACAGATTGAATGTATTTGGATTTTTATCTCTCGGTCAAGACTCGCTGTGTCCAGGAAACGCAGGCTTGTTGGATCAAATGATGGCGCTAAA ATGGGTGCAACGAAATGTCAAATACTTTGGAGGCAACCCTGATAATGTGACAATATTTGGCGAGAGCGCTGGTGGGATGGCAGTTAACCATCATGTGAATTCTCCTATGTCTCGCGGATTGTTTCACAGAGCTATCAGTCACAGTGGTCAGGCCAATTCCCATG TATATTTTGCAAAGAAACCAGCCGAAGGCAAAAAGAAATTGTTGGAATTCTTGGGAATCAAGGAAACTAACGAAGCGGCACTTCTGCAAATTCTTCAAAACATTCCCGCGTCGGAATTACATCGAGCCCATAAACATTTTGGATAT GACGAGTTACTCTTTTTGCCTTGCGTTGATGGCAAGTTTCTTGTGAAAAGCCCGGAAGAATCCTTGCGTGATCGCGATTTTGACCGCGTACCTTACATGATAGGATGCAATAACACGGAAGGAATGGGTATCATGTCTTCATCCATATACGgcaaagaatttgaaaataaagaacTGAGTGAAGAAGAATTTACGGAATATTTATACTTTCCT GTGAAAGATGGAGATCTAAAAGAATGGAGAGAATTttataatgagaaaaatttgCTCAAGCTATTTGGGCGGGTTATTGGAGATGTAATCTTCGTTGTACCGGCGGTCACTACCGCTTCATTTTATGCag AGAACAGCGATGTTTATTTTTACTATGGTTCTTTTCAACTCCGTTTTCACCATGACGATGATTTCGGTCCAAAAGAAGCAAGAAAACcatcttggtgtttttgtgaTCATGGCGATGACGTTTATATGATGCTTGGTATGCCTTTTACTCCCGGAAACCTCCGCAACATGGCAGTATTTTCCAAGGAAGAGGAAGAATTGAGCCAGAAGTGTATGAAATTTATAACCAATTTTGCAAGATATGG AAATCCGAATAATAAAACCACCGGTACGGGAATAGAGTGGCCTAAATATTCGAAGAAAGGAAAATATCTGATTCTGGATCATGCTCCGAATATTGGAAGCGATCTTGCTGTTAAAGAAATTGATTACTGGACTACTTATGCAAATCGAACTTAA